AGGACCGAGACACAAGAAATAACTTCCTAATTCTAGCGTACTATCGCCTAGGTTTGTTACAACTACAAGATCGTTTGTTGCATCTACTTCTGTAATTCTAATAAGACCGGCCACTGACTCCTCTGGCTCATCCGGTGTTTCTGTTACAGGGACTATTACATCTGGTGTTACTGTGTTGTCATCATCACTGCTACAGCTTATTGTCATTAAAACAATTAATAATGGTAAGAAAATCTTTTTCATGTTACGTTTATTTTTAATTCATTTATACTTTTTACTTGGTACAAATAAACTCCAAATCCTTTCTTTTCTTTCTGTAAAATACAGTGAGGAGGAAAAAAAAGCCTTAAAACGGAAAGAACAAACTCTTTATACATGGGCTTTGAGGCAATATTACTATCTAGTTTATTAAAAACCCTTTTTACAGCTGCCGTATCTATTATGGAACACATAGCATTTGATCTATATATTATTAGTGCAATGCATATAGTGCATATTACTACAAAAGAGCTGTATTAAAAAAAGCTCCTAAGATTTAGAAAGGAGCGATGCAGTACTATTTATAGACTACATTAAATGGTTAAAAATAATATGCAATTACATAATATGAGTCTAATACAACTTACATTGCATAACAGCGACTAGTAAATGCCTTTTCTTTAAAGTAGTATTCCCAATACACTTACTTTCTACATTACCCCTATCTTACAGCAAATTGTTAAAACATAAAAAAGCGATACTGTATATTAATACAGTATCGCTTTTCATTAAATACTTTATTTTATCTGGCTTACAGCTGCAAAAAATAGGTGGCATTAAAACCAAAGAAGAAGTTCCCATCTCTAAAGTTAAAATTCTTTCTAGTTTGTGTAATAAAAGAGTCTTCTGTAAACGTTGGGTTATTAGTCATTGAAAATTGTAATAAAATATGTCTTACACTCCAATTGACTCCTAAGGCAAACGCGCCAAATGTCTCGATACTTTCTAACTCATTAGCCACATAATAATACTCTGACACAATACTAACATGATGTGCTACTTTATACCTCCCACCAAAGCCTACAGCAAACTGGGTATTATCATCATTTATATTTCTAGAAGAACTTCGGTACACAAAGGTAGGGCTAAGCTGTAATGAGAAATCTTGAGTAATCTTTCTAGCAATAAGCAATTGCGTTGTAAAAGCTGTTTTTTGAAAAAAATCATCTCTTTCTTCTATATTATTAAACGATTTTGATCTATAAGTAGCGGTTTGTAAACCTGTAATTCCAATAGGGCTACCATTATTATTAATTCCTTGGCGCAATATCCTATACTTTGCATATCCATCTACAATACCATTAGACAGTCCAAAACCAACTCCTGTAGTAAAGCGATCTGTGATAGCGTAGTCTGCACCAAGACGAGTGCTCACTCTATCTGCAATAAAACTATTGCTATTCTCTTGGGTTGTGTTCCAATACCTACTCATAAAGGTAAACTCTAATGCTCCTTTTTTTCTGGTTTCAACAGAATGGCCTAGAGACAATCTATTTCCTTTAAATGTAGATAAGGCAAATTCTGGCTGGACTATAGGTTCCTTATCTAGTAATGTCAATAGATCCTGGGCAACTAAATCTTGCCCGTATACTAATGAAACTAATGCAAGAATATAATGAAGTACTTTATTATTCATAGGGAGTGTAATCAAAATTAAATGCTACCTGAATTTTCTTTGCAATATTAGGCGAAAGCAACGCTGGAATATTAATGTCAAAATCCTGAACTAATATTTCTAGGTTACCATCCACGTAAATAATATTATTTACAACGCGTATGGCAACCTTAAACTCTAGCGGCTTTGTGATACCGCGCAATGTAAAATCACCTC
The genomic region above belongs to Dokdonia sp. Dokd-P16 and contains:
- a CDS encoding DUF5777 family beta-barrel protein, whose product is MNNKVLHYILALVSLVYGQDLVAQDLLTLLDKEPIVQPEFALSTFKGNRLSLGHSVETRKKGALEFTFMSRYWNTTQENSNSFIADRVSTRLGADYAITDRFTTGVGFGLSNGIVDGYAKYRILRQGINNNGSPIGITGLQTATYRSKSFNNIEERDDFFQKTAFTTQLLIARKITQDFSLQLSPTFVYRSSSRNINDDNTQFAVGFGGRYKVAHHVSIVSEYYYVANELESIETFGAFALGVNWSVRHILLQFSMTNNPTFTEDSFITQTRKNFNFRDGNFFFGFNATYFLQL